In Paenibacillus sp. FSL M7-0420, a single genomic region encodes these proteins:
- a CDS encoding thioredoxin domain-containing protein: MTTHNTPNRLANEKSPYLLQHAHNPVDWYPWGEEAFSKAQADNKPIFLSVGYSTCHWCHVMERESFEDTEVAQLLNDHYVAIKVDREERPDIDALYMSVCQALTGSGGWPLTVLLTPEKKPFYAGTYFPKRQMFGRIGLMDVLEQIHAKWEQDGGALDKLGDDLLAELHTLDRKNAYNPEAAGGIPGAELLHEAYELYRRQFDEEYGGFGSAPKFPSPHNLSFLLAYSQLHDQPEALRMVEHTLESMYKGGMYDHVGFGFARYSTDREWLVPHFEKMLYDNALLANVYLEAFQLTEKPLYAEIAEQIFTYVLRDMTSPEGAFYSAEDADSEGVEGKFYVFSREEIEEALGLEDMHSYCNVYGITPEGNFEGENIPNLLHGLPEEIAERMGMNPLGLRTRMEEWRTKLFEYREQRIHPLKDDKVLTSWNGLMIAALALGAKALQKPEYAKAAERAADFIWDKLRREDGRLLARYRDGESAIPAYVDDYAFLIWGLSELYEATGQAVYLERALTLKDGMLELFLDTEGGGFFFTGHDGEKLPVRSKELYDGAIPSGNSVAAKLLWKLSVITQDMELKEIAERTAAVLASAASEYPPGYAMYLQAHLGMVSGGREWVLSGKKEDPALHAMLAQVQQTYLPDAVLIVNWEGDGGEMLRLLPHLADKPAIRGEATAYVCRNFACRAPLTNKEAVRELLASGSREE; encoded by the coding sequence GTGACGACTCATAATACACCCAATAGATTAGCGAACGAAAAATCGCCCTACCTGCTGCAACACGCCCACAACCCTGTGGATTGGTATCCATGGGGAGAGGAGGCTTTCTCCAAGGCGCAGGCGGATAACAAGCCGATCTTCTTATCTGTCGGCTATTCGACGTGCCATTGGTGCCACGTAATGGAACGAGAATCCTTCGAAGATACCGAAGTCGCGCAGCTTCTCAACGATCACTACGTAGCGATCAAAGTAGACCGCGAGGAGCGGCCGGATATTGATGCGCTGTATATGTCGGTGTGTCAGGCGCTGACGGGGAGCGGGGGGTGGCCGCTGACGGTGCTGTTGACGCCGGAGAAGAAGCCGTTCTATGCCGGGACGTATTTCCCGAAGCGGCAGATGTTCGGGCGGATCGGGCTGATGGATGTGCTGGAGCAGATTCATGCGAAGTGGGAGCAGGATGGTGGAGCGCTGGATAAGCTGGGCGACGACCTGCTAGCAGAGCTGCATACGCTTGACCGCAAGAATGCGTACAACCCGGAAGCCGCAGGCGGTATTCCCGGGGCGGAGCTGCTGCATGAGGCGTATGAGCTGTACCGGCGGCAGTTCGATGAGGAGTACGGCGGGTTCGGGAGTGCACCGAAGTTCCCTTCGCCGCATAATTTGTCCTTCCTGCTGGCGTACAGCCAGCTGCATGATCAGCCGGAAGCGCTGCGGATGGTGGAGCATACGCTGGAGTCGATGTATAAGGGCGGCATGTACGATCATGTGGGCTTCGGCTTCGCTCGTTATTCAACAGACCGGGAGTGGCTGGTGCCGCATTTTGAGAAAATGCTCTACGATAACGCTCTCCTCGCGAACGTCTATCTCGAAGCCTTCCAGCTTACGGAGAAGCCGTTGTATGCGGAGATTGCCGAGCAGATCTTCACCTATGTGCTGCGTGATATGACTTCGCCGGAAGGCGCTTTCTACTCTGCGGAGGATGCCGATTCCGAAGGGGTGGAAGGCAAGTTCTATGTCTTCTCCCGTGAGGAGATTGAGGAAGCGCTTGGGCTGGAGGATATGCATTCCTACTGCAATGTGTATGGGATTACGCCGGAAGGCAACTTCGAAGGGGAAAATATTCCGAATCTCCTTCACGGTCTGCCGGAAGAGATTGCGGAGCGTATGGGTATGAATCCGCTTGGTCTGCGGACCCGGATGGAGGAATGGCGTACGAAGCTGTTCGAGTACCGGGAGCAGCGCATTCATCCGCTTAAGGATGACAAGGTGCTGACCTCGTGGAACGGGCTGATGATTGCTGCGCTGGCCCTGGGGGCCAAAGCCCTCCAGAAGCCGGAATATGCCAAGGCCGCCGAACGTGCAGCGGACTTCATCTGGGACAAGCTGCGGCGTGAAGATGGACGGCTGCTGGCCCGTTACCGTGACGGGGAGTCGGCGATCCCGGCGTATGTGGATGATTATGCCTTCCTGATCTGGGGTCTCAGCGAATTATATGAGGCTACAGGTCAAGCGGTCTATCTGGAGCGGGCGCTGACGCTTAAGGATGGGATGCTGGAGCTGTTCCTAGATACTGAAGGCGGCGGGTTCTTCTTCACCGGGCATGACGGGGAGAAGCTGCCGGTCCGCTCGAAGGAATTGTATGACGGGGCGATTCCGTCCGGGAATTCGGTGGCGGCGAAGCTTTTGTGGAAGCTGTCGGTTATTACCCAGGATATGGAGTTAAAAGAGATTGCGGAGCGCACCGCTGCGGTGCTTGCTTCCGCTGCTTCGGAGTATCCGCCGGGGTATGCGATGTATTTGCAGGCACATCTGGGGATGGTCTCTGGCGGCAGAGAATGGGTCCTCTCCGGCAAAAAAGAAGATCCCGCGCTGCACGCCATGCTCGCTCAGGTCCAGCAGACCTACCTGCCGGATGCGGTGCTCATCGTGAACTGGGAAGGGGACGGAGGAGAGATGCTCCGCCTGCTGCCGCATCTGGCTGATAAACCGGCCATCCGGGGCGAAGCGACCGCTTATGTCTGCCGTAACTTCGCCTGCCGGGCCCCGCTTACGAATAAGGAAGCGGTCCGGGAGCTGCTGGCTTCCGGCAGCCGTGAGGAGTAG
- a CDS encoding helix-turn-helix domain-containing protein yields MYQRIRDLREDKDLTQTQMAEYLQCSQRIYSNYERGDVDIPTAILIKLADFHMTSTDYLLNRTNQKKPYPKS; encoded by the coding sequence GTGTATCAACGTATCCGGGATTTACGCGAAGATAAGGATTTGACGCAAACTCAAATGGCGGAGTATTTGCAATGCAGCCAGCGAATTTATAGTAATTATGAACGCGGTGATGTTGATATCCCCACTGCTATTCTCATCAAGCTGGCAGACTTTCATATGACGAGTACTGACTATTTACTTAACCGAACAAACCAAAAGAAACCTTATCCCAAAAGTTAA
- a CDS encoding metal-dependent hydrolase gives MKITYHGHSCVQIEVNGKSLIIDPFISGNSAAVTTVEDIKTEAVLLTHAHMDHMLDAAPIAKSNNAPIVAIVELAGYLESTGAQTIGMNIGGTVDLGFAKATMIHAFHTSSITLEDRQSIYGGTPAGFIIEADGHTVLHAGDTGLFGDLKMFGELYDIDLAILPIGGHFTMGPEHALIAAKWLGARQVLPVHYNTFPPIKQDAGAFVQALEEAGIRGSALAYGETLEL, from the coding sequence ATGAAAATTACCTACCACGGCCATTCCTGTGTTCAAATTGAGGTGAACGGCAAATCGCTGATCATCGACCCGTTCATTAGCGGTAATTCTGCTGCGGTGACGACAGTAGAGGATATTAAGACAGAAGCGGTGCTGCTGACGCATGCCCATATGGATCATATGCTGGATGCTGCGCCGATTGCCAAGAGCAATAACGCGCCGATTGTAGCCATCGTGGAGCTGGCCGGTTACCTTGAATCCACAGGGGCACAGACGATTGGGATGAATATCGGGGGGACGGTGGACCTGGGCTTTGCCAAGGCGACGATGATTCATGCATTCCACACCTCAAGCATTACACTAGAAGACAGACAGAGTATCTATGGCGGCACACCGGCGGGCTTTATTATTGAGGCGGACGGACACACGGTACTGCATGCAGGGGATACAGGGCTGTTCGGTGACTTGAAAATGTTCGGTGAGCTGTATGACATCGATCTCGCGATTCTGCCGATTGGCGGACATTTCACCATGGGGCCGGAGCATGCGCTTATCGCGGCGAAGTGGCTGGGTGCAAGGCAGGTGCTTCCGGTTCACTATAATACCTTCCCGCCGATCAAGCAGGATGCCGGGGCCTTCGTTCAGGCGCTGGAGGAGGCAGGAATCCGAGGCTCGGCGCTTGCATATGGAGAGACGCTGGAGCTGTAG
- a CDS encoding DUF4304 domain-containing protein has product MQEVLKDVVKETIVPLFKGEGFMRRGNNFARISPNFSVTANIQASKWNAQDEVEFCFNTGIYMEELFGTVYLYPKPAFPTVVSSVLQIRGTELTNNDNWYILTPVSNIEELKRRITKDISDYIFALLRQFEEIQDVIRVMVLREKAGIYENPHHLTALYRLTGDMEQAQARMTRVYNELKLESQKNSPLDWLCG; this is encoded by the coding sequence ATGCAGGAAGTACTTAAGGATGTTGTAAAAGAAACCATTGTTCCTTTGTTTAAAGGAGAAGGATTTATGAGGCGGGGCAATAACTTTGCCCGTATTTCGCCTAACTTCTCTGTGACAGCGAACATTCAAGCATCCAAGTGGAACGCGCAAGATGAGGTTGAATTCTGTTTCAATACTGGAATCTATATGGAAGAATTATTCGGAACAGTTTATCTATACCCGAAACCAGCTTTTCCAACAGTCGTGAGTTCAGTTCTGCAGATTCGCGGTACTGAGCTAACGAACAACGATAATTGGTACATATTGACCCCTGTTTCGAACATTGAGGAACTTAAACGGAGAATAACGAAAGACATTTCAGATTATATATTCGCTCTCCTACGGCAGTTTGAAGAGATTCAAGATGTCATTCGGGTAATGGTGCTAAGGGAGAAAGCTGGAATATACGAGAATCCGCATCACTTAACTGCACTCTATCGCTTAACAGGGGATATGGAACAAGCACAGGCCCGTATGACCAGAGTATATAACGAACTGAAGCTGGAGTCGCAAAAAAATTCACCGCTGGATTGGCTTTGCGGTTAG
- a CDS encoding ADP-ribosylglycohydrolase family protein, whose product MLPSLAFLKHQLEGVLRNKFAQGHQTSGYLARLEQLPASYDAYLEFAHSLADIPMRDNWPYYEPNELEEIWRECDPDRPLGQIGVLNLKDSAKRVEAGFLASVCGSMLGKPIEVNPSLSELRQALTAVGEWPLNDYISEKALHALDRRHWSWFETARGRIRYVAPDDDINYTLMGMMALEQFGEGFTKRNLRDLWINHLPISTTWGPERAILVRSGISYLEHDRELFNHSEIEAWPDFLVQDTELCGAAIRADAYGYACPGQPALAAELAWRDASFTHRRTGIYSTMFIAAAIAAAHVLRDPLEIIRTALQFVPRRSRFYEITADCLQIVANAGNWLEAYQGIHQKYATHSHCQVYQEIGTLINTFRFAENAGDGICKQVMQGNDTDSFGATAGSLLGVYFGPDSLDTRWLEPFQDRIHTGLSYFHEQQLSRLAERIGRLPELLHTGKHRIQPSELYVNENLGI is encoded by the coding sequence ATGCTACCGTCACTTGCGTTTCTAAAACATCAATTAGAGGGAGTTCTACGTAATAAATTTGCACAGGGGCACCAGACCTCCGGTTATTTAGCCCGATTGGAACAGCTTCCCGCAAGCTATGATGCTTATCTGGAATTCGCCCATAGCTTGGCTGACATTCCAATGCGGGACAACTGGCCTTACTATGAGCCGAATGAATTGGAGGAGATATGGCGGGAATGCGACCCGGATAGACCTTTAGGCCAGATCGGAGTCTTGAATCTGAAGGACAGCGCCAAGCGTGTAGAGGCAGGCTTCCTCGCTTCAGTCTGTGGTTCAATGCTGGGCAAGCCGATTGAGGTCAATCCCAGTTTGTCGGAGTTACGTCAAGCGTTAACCGCTGTGGGGGAATGGCCGCTGAATGATTATATTTCTGAAAAAGCTCTCCATGCGTTGGATCGTCGTCACTGGTCCTGGTTTGAAACGGCGCGGGGGCGGATTCGCTATGTGGCACCTGATGATGATATCAACTACACCTTAATGGGAATGATGGCGTTAGAGCAATTCGGCGAAGGTTTTACGAAAAGGAACCTAAGAGATTTATGGATAAATCATCTCCCGATCAGTACAACATGGGGGCCGGAGAGGGCCATCTTGGTTCGGTCGGGGATTAGCTATTTGGAGCATGACCGGGAATTATTCAATCATTCGGAAATAGAGGCTTGGCCCGACTTCCTGGTGCAAGATACAGAACTATGCGGTGCGGCGATTCGTGCAGATGCTTACGGCTATGCCTGCCCCGGTCAACCTGCGCTTGCGGCCGAGCTGGCTTGGCGTGATGCCAGTTTTACACATCGCCGGACGGGAATCTATTCCACGATGTTCATTGCCGCTGCAATTGCTGCCGCACATGTGCTGCGCGATCCGCTTGAAATCATAAGAACTGCACTGCAATTCGTCCCTAGAAGGAGCCGATTCTATGAGATTACTGCGGATTGCCTGCAGATCGTAGCGAATGCAGGTAACTGGCTGGAGGCTTATCAGGGTATTCATCAGAAGTACGCGACTCATTCCCACTGCCAGGTGTATCAGGAAATCGGAACCTTGATAAATACATTTCGCTTCGCAGAGAATGCCGGTGACGGGATATGCAAACAGGTCATGCAAGGCAATGATACCGACAGCTTCGGTGCAACAGCAGGCTCGCTGCTCGGGGTGTATTTTGGCCCGGACAGCTTGGATACGAGATGGCTTGAGCCTTTCCAGGACCGGATTCATACGGGCTTATCTTATTTTCATGAGCAACAACTCTCCCGTTTGGCTGAGCGCATAGGGCGTTTGCCAGAGCTGTTGCACACAGGTAAGCATCGAATTCAACCTAGTGAGCTGTATGTGAATGAGAATTTGGGGATTTGA
- a CDS encoding alpha/beta fold hydrolase: MEHWIRVEPNVKVYVNDLNPLATKTILFIHGWPANHQMFEYQYNQLVPMGYRCIGMDMRGFGRSDKPLGGYDYNRLADDIRCVIGALGLHNITLGGHSTGGAVAIRYMARHKGYGVSKLALFASAAPSLIQRPGFPYGTTREAIEQIIQSTYADRPKMLKDFGDIFFYQPVSQPFSDWFFFLGLEAASWSTIAVSNAWLAEELFNDLPRIQVPTLILHGVHDQVCFFPLAEAQHQGIKHSVLIPFENSGHGLFYDERDRFNRELAGFTG, encoded by the coding sequence ATGGAACATTGGATTAGAGTAGAGCCGAATGTGAAGGTGTATGTGAATGATCTTAACCCGCTTGCCACCAAAACGATACTCTTCATTCATGGCTGGCCAGCAAATCACCAGATGTTCGAATACCAGTACAATCAGCTAGTGCCCATGGGCTACCGCTGCATTGGAATGGATATGAGAGGCTTCGGCCGGTCTGACAAACCGCTTGGCGGTTACGACTACAACCGTCTCGCAGATGATATCCGCTGTGTGATCGGCGCCTTGGGACTGCACAATATTACACTCGGCGGGCACTCTACCGGCGGAGCTGTAGCGATCCGGTATATGGCCCGGCACAAGGGATATGGTGTCTCCAAGCTGGCCCTGTTCGCTTCAGCAGCCCCCAGTCTGATTCAGCGGCCGGGCTTCCCTTATGGCACGACCAGAGAAGCTATAGAGCAGATTATCCAGTCCACCTATGCAGACCGGCCCAAGATGCTGAAGGATTTCGGTGATATTTTCTTCTATCAGCCGGTATCACAGCCGTTCTCGGACTGGTTCTTCTTCTTGGGACTGGAGGCGGCAAGCTGGTCCACTATCGCAGTCTCCAACGCCTGGCTGGCCGAAGAGCTGTTCAACGATCTCCCCCGGATACAGGTGCCTACCCTTATTCTGCACGGGGTTCATGATCAGGTGTGCTTCTTCCCGCTGGCCGAGGCGCAGCATCAAGGGATTAAGCATTCGGTCCTTATTCCCTTTGAGAACAGCGGCCACGGATTATTCTATGACGAACGGGACCGGTTCAACCGGGAGCTGGCGGGGTTCACGGGATAG
- a CDS encoding PaaX family transcriptional regulator C-terminal domain-containing protein has translation MLSVEKTMLFLLSKVKQMGAQQIVEIYEQRGYTSTYIRNALSRLKKEGYIASPARSWYNVTAEGLAYIKAINSKPARYQEQWDHTWDVVMLEVPESERKKRDLFRTALGQLGYGLLYNSVYISPWSYQDEVAAQIQKLELEGKVSILQGQFQEGTITPLKARAIWQLDDIEALYQKKSVWLKEEFAPRLADTLQAGQPLQLFLLYLQMGEELSGLFMADPYLPDELLPDHWPGKRVLSDMSEYMVRAAQAIPADSSYAPFVQ, from the coding sequence TTGCTGTCCGTTGAGAAAACAATGCTGTTTCTGTTATCTAAGGTGAAGCAGATGGGCGCCCAGCAGATTGTCGAGATCTATGAGCAAAGGGGGTACACCTCCACCTATATCCGCAATGCCCTGTCCCGCTTGAAAAAAGAGGGCTATATCGCATCCCCGGCACGCTCCTGGTATAACGTCACTGCCGAGGGACTCGCCTACATTAAGGCGATTAACAGCAAGCCGGCCCGTTATCAGGAGCAGTGGGACCATACCTGGGATGTGGTGATGCTGGAGGTTCCCGAATCTGAACGCAAGAAGCGCGATCTGTTCCGCACAGCACTCGGGCAGCTGGGTTATGGGCTTTTATATAACAGTGTGTACATCTCACCATGGAGCTATCAGGATGAAGTCGCAGCCCAGATCCAGAAGCTGGAGCTGGAAGGCAAGGTGTCGATCCTCCAAGGCCAATTTCAGGAAGGTACCATTACACCGCTCAAAGCGCGGGCCATCTGGCAGCTGGACGACATTGAAGCCTTATACCAGAAGAAATCAGTCTGGCTGAAGGAAGAATTCGCTCCGCGATTGGCGGATACCCTTCAGGCGGGGCAGCCGTTACAGCTCTTCCTGCTATATTTGCAAATGGGAGAGGAGTTAAGCGGATTGTTCATGGCTGACCCCTATCTCCCGGATGAGCTGCTGCCGGACCATTGGCCGGGCAAACGGGTTCTCTCAGACATGAGTGAATACATGGTTAGAGCCGCTCAGGCGATACCTGCGGATTCTTCCTATGCGCCCTTCGTCCAATAA
- a CDS encoding aminoglycoside phosphotransferase family protein, producing MNNVLSDIRWQEQGEDSGGLLARLEEAVVTPMKGGLEAEVCGITLPEMKLVLKIWNRESRPDISIQYQVLEQMLRQGCAVSRPYAWGLDAEDHQVLLTSFDGIPVKKVNAASLTAIAANLLDVHKLEIDSSSGLKVPRYNFADYFFPAWAEQPEIRTLALELAERAELTAHQLIHGDYHLGNILEAAGAFTIIDWTNVQLGDPRYDIAWSILLFRVYAGERFAGVYRSAFIDQSSYSPAELERFEALAALRWLQLHRTTGVPVQRNTLKVIRTLMRENRYVPDSLTESL from the coding sequence ATGAATAATGTTCTGAGCGATATCCGCTGGCAAGAGCAGGGTGAAGATAGTGGGGGACTGTTGGCAAGGCTGGAAGAGGCGGTCGTTACCCCGATGAAGGGGGGACTGGAAGCGGAGGTGTGCGGCATTACACTGCCCGAAATGAAGCTTGTGCTGAAAATATGGAACCGCGAGTCCCGGCCGGACATCTCCATCCAGTATCAGGTGCTGGAGCAGATGCTCCGGCAGGGCTGCGCAGTCTCACGGCCGTATGCCTGGGGGCTAGATGCTGAGGACCATCAGGTGCTGTTAACCAGCTTCGATGGTATACCAGTCAAGAAGGTAAATGCCGCCAGCCTTACAGCCATAGCCGCTAATCTGCTTGATGTACATAAGCTGGAGATCGATTCATCCAGTGGCTTGAAGGTACCGCGTTATAATTTCGCAGATTACTTCTTCCCTGCCTGGGCGGAGCAGCCGGAGATCCGAACGCTGGCGCTGGAGCTGGCGGAGCGGGCAGAGCTTACCGCACACCAGCTGATTCATGGTGATTATCATCTGGGCAATATTCTGGAGGCTGCGGGGGCATTTACCATTATCGATTGGACGAATGTTCAGCTTGGCGATCCAAGGTATGATATAGCGTGGTCTATACTGCTCTTCCGGGTATACGCCGGGGAGCGGTTCGCTGGCGTATACCGGTCGGCCTTTATCGACCAAAGCAGCTACAGCCCGGCTGAGCTGGAGCGATTCGAGGCACTGGCTGCCCTGCGCTGGCTTCAGCTGCACCGGACAACGGGTGTCCCGGTTCAGCGGAACACGCTGAAGGTAATCCGGACGCTAATGCGTGAGAACCGGTACGTGCCGGATAGTCTGACTGAATCCTTGTAG
- a CDS encoding DegV family protein produces MPIKIITDSGSDLPPEYTKQYDISIVHLPVHFGHELMPDDMNAKDFYDKMHESKELPTTASPSPQTFLDSFKQVEAGTDILVICMSSNISSTYQTAMIAKEMYEEEGHPNAIEIIDSKLFSGGLTLIVAMAAKWSLTAASLAELKDRVLKKVEETTAYFTLDTLENVIKGGRLSRISGAVASVLNIKLLLKISDEGIVEVVEKTRGLPKALTHLLAKLDQKQHDYEQAVIAIVHSNCETLALEIKRRILEKHPFKEVLLSTMGPVMGTYAGQGGIGVAF; encoded by the coding sequence ATGCCCATCAAGATAATTACGGATAGCGGTTCGGATCTACCCCCTGAATACACGAAGCAGTATGACATCTCCATTGTTCATTTGCCGGTTCATTTCGGCCATGAGCTGATGCCGGATGATATGAATGCGAAGGATTTCTATGACAAAATGCATGAATCGAAGGAGTTGCCGACGACTGCAAGCCCGAGTCCGCAGACCTTCCTGGACAGCTTCAAGCAAGTGGAAGCAGGCACTGACATTCTGGTCATCTGCATGTCCTCTAATATTAGCAGTACTTATCAGACCGCAATGATTGCCAAGGAGATGTACGAGGAAGAAGGACATCCGAATGCGATTGAAATTATAGATTCCAAGCTGTTCTCCGGCGGATTGACCCTGATTGTCGCCATGGCGGCCAAATGGTCACTCACCGCAGCAAGTCTGGCTGAACTGAAGGACAGAGTGCTGAAGAAGGTCGAAGAGACAACGGCGTACTTCACGCTGGACACTCTGGAGAATGTGATCAAGGGCGGACGGCTGAGCCGGATCTCCGGCGCGGTGGCTTCCGTGCTGAATATCAAGCTGCTGCTGAAGATCAGTGACGAGGGAATCGTTGAAGTGGTCGAGAAGACCCGCGGATTGCCTAAGGCGCTGACTCATCTGCTGGCTAAGCTGGACCAGAAGCAGCATGATTATGAGCAGGCAGTAATCGCGATAGTGCATAGCAATTGTGAGACGCTGGCGCTGGAGATCAAGCGGCGTATTCTGGAGAAGCACCCCTTCAAGGAGGTTCTGCTGTCCACGATGGGACCCGTGATGGGAACCTATGCCGGCCAGGGCGGGATTGGCGTGGCTTTTTAA
- a CDS encoding copper amine oxidase N-terminal domain-containing protein has protein sequence MRKVIGLLIFCMIFISFSEMGISEASPKLKYLTKEQSTVPPVTLYDSSGEKTNTSLNFLTNGTYEWKWTIRSAHQFSFDKFSDNMVYYKDFNDIYTAVDGEGKRKWMFFDERANISRTAKGTLISTFYDQTSTLQIIDEEPRTITQHGYIKIYNSDETVRAILNFVKPNSPFSEIYWLDNNENIIVLEQTGIVSYNKTGQKNWTYGIDILVSEDRLFGTTTNVNDIYFADLNGYLIVEIGNKKIILDDQGKPVNSEKIAGNLQSSFTNNDDTNQWKGGSYEAGEGAILIAKNLSGKIKWSYKLRKYGPPENIVANSKGHVFFSDVNGNIYGLDEMGNEMFCLLRNNSGLTLTELLVDNEGDLIGITDNIGIFKIGLRKASMRINGELFKLTNPPIVKSGVVLVPYRNVLERLGFKVVENQKTLEITGKMESKEIRFKPGDTTVYLNGKQRRPAVGAESHNGTTYIPLQLVAEVSGLEIEWDPSIKEARLGTAASLAQNAVERFLLQVEQGDEIKIKNSLVTSNNLNLKVAKLLGTHHSFKQIYDLKSISVKAVSKDEMIVETVQRNQQYLQENQAILDKVMTNHFTINRMKDGQWKISDFDL, from the coding sequence ATGAGGAAAGTAATAGGATTGCTTATTTTTTGCATGATATTTATTAGTTTTTCAGAGATGGGAATTTCAGAAGCCAGCCCAAAATTAAAATATTTAACCAAGGAACAGAGTACCGTACCTCCAGTAACGCTTTATGATAGTTCTGGAGAGAAGACAAACACATCGTTGAATTTTCTGACCAACGGTACATATGAATGGAAATGGACGATTCGCAGTGCACACCAATTTAGCTTTGATAAATTTTCGGACAATATGGTTTATTATAAGGACTTTAATGACATTTATACAGCAGTTGATGGAGAGGGAAAGAGAAAATGGATGTTTTTTGACGAACGGGCAAATATATCTCGCACTGCGAAGGGGACGCTTATTTCTACATTTTATGATCAAACAAGCACCCTTCAGATTATAGATGAAGAACCAAGAACTATTACTCAGCATGGATATATAAAAATATACAATTCAGATGAAACAGTTCGGGCAATTCTAAACTTTGTAAAACCTAATAGTCCTTTCTCAGAAATTTATTGGTTGGATAATAATGAGAATATAATTGTATTGGAACAAACGGGAATAGTTTCTTACAATAAAACTGGACAGAAAAATTGGACCTATGGAATAGATATTTTGGTTTCGGAGGATCGTCTTTTTGGCACCACAACAAATGTAAACGATATTTATTTTGCTGATTTAAACGGGTATCTCATTGTTGAAATAGGCAATAAGAAGATTATATTGGATGATCAAGGCAAACCGGTTAATAGCGAGAAAATAGCGGGGAATTTACAAAGCTCATTCACAAATAATGATGATACCAATCAATGGAAAGGTGGCTCTTATGAAGCTGGTGAAGGTGCAATTCTCATCGCAAAAAATTTATCGGGAAAAATAAAATGGAGCTATAAATTGAGGAAATATGGACCACCTGAAAATATTGTTGCGAATTCTAAAGGACATGTGTTTTTTTCGGATGTTAACGGTAATATTTATGGATTAGATGAGATGGGAAATGAGATGTTCTGTTTATTACGTAATAATTCAGGGCTGACCCTCACTGAATTACTTGTGGACAATGAGGGCGATTTAATCGGAATCACAGATAATATAGGTATTTTTAAAATAGGTTTGCGGAAAGCTTCAATGCGTATTAATGGAGAGTTATTCAAGCTCACTAACCCGCCTATTGTGAAAAGTGGAGTTGTATTGGTACCCTATCGCAATGTACTTGAAAGATTGGGGTTCAAAGTAGTAGAGAACCAGAAAACACTCGAAATCACCGGGAAAATGGAAAGTAAGGAAATTCGGTTTAAGCCAGGAGATACCACTGTATATCTTAATGGTAAACAACGGAGACCTGCTGTTGGTGCTGAGAGTCACAATGGAACCACTTATATCCCACTTCAACTCGTTGCTGAAGTATCAGGGTTGGAAATAGAATGGGACCCAAGTATAAAAGAAGCGCGATTAGGCACAGCAGCTAGTCTTGCACAAAACGCAGTTGAACGATTCTTGCTTCAAGTTGAACAGGGGGATGAGATAAAGATAAAGAATTCCTTAGTTACAAGTAATAATTTGAATTTGAAAGTTGCAAAACTTCTTGGAACTCATCACAGTTTCAAACAAATATATGATCTAAAATCAATCTCTGTTAAAGCCGTTAGTAAAGATGAAATGATTGTGGAAACTGTACAACGAAATCAACAATATTTGCAAGAGAATCAAGCCATACTTGATAAAGTAATGACAAATCATTTTACAATTAATCGGATGAAAGACGGTCAATGGAAGATCAGTGACTTCGATTTATAG